A genome region from Crossiella equi includes the following:
- a CDS encoding TIGR02677 family protein: MEPIRVPPEMFRFTTGDRAGLYVAVLHAFGEANDRLETALSLDDVRARLRAVGWLEALDDELLSAVLRQLHEWQLVDVIQNHAENYRTAGEYERRNLQYSLTRRGEAAFAGVLHAVSVLASTGALQTAVLDAISDRLGDLVALLEDNGPDRRVYSTLMELEGHLDALRNNTKQFNGELQRLLRAEGAELSTFHEVKTATVAYLEEFLTNLDQRTHAIESRIRQAEEHGVGRLHHRALLGAELPRLGGADPGTAWLAQRRARWEGLRAWFLPSDGTRPRVDQLHAVARRAIITLLQVLDRITESRRRASSAVTDFRELARWFTVLPTHEDLHRLWATVFGLGSARHAHLGHPDPELVSSSATWAQAPPVEVSALLRTAGRTERFSRTGRVRDVRELKAARAEQARAERAEIEAAWSMLGTGGPVRLSSFARLPHNVFERLLELLGRALANSPTASGARRSSTADGKIEILLRHPADGSVARLTTPRGEFAGPDYEIEIRAVGDRRPRRAGAHRQ; encoded by the coding sequence GTGGAACCCATTCGCGTCCCACCGGAGATGTTCCGGTTCACCACCGGTGACCGTGCGGGGCTCTACGTCGCGGTGCTGCACGCCTTCGGCGAGGCCAACGACCGGTTGGAGACAGCGCTGAGCCTGGACGATGTCCGCGCTAGGCTGCGCGCCGTCGGCTGGCTCGAGGCCCTCGACGACGAGCTGCTCTCCGCCGTGCTGAGGCAGCTGCACGAATGGCAGCTCGTCGACGTCATCCAGAACCACGCGGAGAACTACCGCACGGCGGGTGAGTACGAACGACGCAATCTCCAGTACTCGCTGACCAGGCGGGGTGAGGCCGCTTTCGCCGGGGTGCTGCACGCCGTGTCCGTGCTCGCCTCCACCGGCGCGTTGCAGACCGCGGTGCTCGACGCGATCTCCGACCGCCTCGGCGATCTCGTGGCGCTGCTGGAGGACAACGGGCCGGACCGGCGGGTCTACAGCACGCTGATGGAGCTGGAAGGCCACCTCGACGCACTGCGGAACAACACCAAGCAGTTCAACGGTGAGCTCCAACGCCTGCTGCGTGCCGAAGGTGCCGAGCTGTCCACCTTCCACGAGGTCAAGACAGCCACCGTGGCCTACCTGGAGGAGTTCCTGACCAACCTGGACCAGCGCACCCACGCCATCGAGAGCCGGATCCGGCAGGCCGAGGAGCACGGGGTGGGCCGCCTGCACCACCGGGCGCTGCTCGGTGCCGAGCTGCCGCGGCTCGGCGGTGCCGATCCCGGTACCGCCTGGTTGGCGCAGCGGCGGGCGCGGTGGGAGGGGTTGCGGGCGTGGTTCCTGCCCTCGGACGGCACCCGGCCCCGGGTGGACCAGCTGCACGCCGTGGCGCGACGGGCGATCATCACCCTGCTCCAGGTGCTGGACAGGATCACCGAGTCCCGGCGGCGGGCCAGCAGCGCGGTGACCGACTTCCGCGAGCTGGCCAGGTGGTTCACCGTCCTGCCCACGCACGAGGACCTGCACCGGCTGTGGGCGACGGTGTTCGGGCTCGGCTCCGCGCGGCACGCCCACCTCGGCCACCCGGACCCGGAGCTGGTGAGCTCGTCCGCGACCTGGGCGCAGGCCCCGCCGGTCGAGGTGTCGGCGCTGCTGCGCACCGCAGGCCGCACCGAGCGGTTCAGCCGTACCGGCCGGGTGCGTGATGTTCGCGAGCTCAAGGCGGCACGCGCCGAGCAGGCCCGGGCCGAGCGTGCCGAGATCGAGGCCGCGTGGAGCATGCTCGGCACCGGCGGCCCGGTACGCCTGTCCAGCTTCGCGCGCCTGCCCCACAACGTTTTCGAGCGACTGCTCGAACTGCTCGGCCGGGCGCTGGCGAACAGCCCGACGGCCTCGGGTGCCCGGCGGAGCAGCACCGCGGACGGGAAGATCGAGATTCTGCTGCGTCACCCGGCCGACGGTTCGGTCGCCCGGCTGACCACGCCGAGGGGCGAGTTCGCGGGGCCGGACTACGAGATCGAGATCCGTGCCGTCGGTGATCGGCGGCCCAGGCGGGCGGGGGCGCACCGGCAATGA
- a CDS encoding TIGR02679 family protein, which yields MRSVRVGPLTEEQRIALADLLGLDRLPPEVVTVPVAKLDQVLTEAAGIDLRQAVARFVGPIGDRAADRAAAGAERDAFWARVERHPVVAAQPALLAWVEATRRAGLVDGSVERTSQLVERALRVLAELPAAGVPLPVLAERVLHDPHALDDGTRCAGLVQRALAEVYELPVPVDAAARRRLWELAGVADDALSSVVLVAGLRPPAPDVVGTVLRVCADAGHAAALTLAQVRAAAWSVGLPEVVWVVENPSVLALALARFGTGCPPLVCTSGWPSSAGILMLRQLAAAGCELRYHGDFDGEGIRIAALLLSRTGARPWRMTTADYLTGLARQPSGLGVGRVTEAPWDAGLAAALRERDVTVSEERVVDLLLDDLAAHHSCG from the coding sequence GTGCGGTCGGTCCGCGTCGGGCCCCTGACGGAGGAACAGCGCATCGCGCTCGCCGATCTGCTGGGACTCGACCGGCTGCCACCCGAGGTCGTGACGGTCCCAGTCGCGAAGCTCGACCAGGTCCTGACCGAGGCCGCCGGTATCGACCTCCGTCAGGCGGTGGCCCGGTTCGTGGGGCCCATCGGCGACCGGGCCGCGGACCGGGCCGCGGCGGGCGCGGAGCGGGACGCGTTCTGGGCCCGGGTCGAACGGCATCCCGTTGTGGCCGCGCAGCCCGCGCTGCTCGCCTGGGTCGAGGCCACCCGGCGGGCCGGACTGGTCGACGGTTCGGTCGAACGCACCAGCCAGCTGGTCGAGCGGGCCCTTCGGGTGCTCGCCGAGCTGCCCGCCGCCGGGGTGCCGCTGCCGGTGCTCGCCGAGCGGGTGCTGCACGACCCGCACGCGCTGGACGATGGCACCCGGTGTGCCGGGCTGGTGCAGCGTGCCCTGGCCGAGGTCTACGAGCTGCCGGTGCCGGTGGACGCGGCCGCACGCCGTCGGCTGTGGGAGCTGGCCGGGGTCGCTGACGACGCCCTGTCCTCGGTGGTGCTCGTCGCGGGCCTGCGGCCGCCGGCGCCGGACGTGGTGGGGACGGTGCTGCGGGTGTGCGCTGATGCGGGGCACGCCGCCGCGCTGACCCTCGCCCAGGTGCGGGCCGCGGCCTGGTCCGTGGGCCTGCCGGAGGTGGTGTGGGTGGTGGAGAACCCGAGCGTGCTCGCCCTCGCCCTCGCCAGGTTCGGCACCGGGTGCCCGCCGCTGGTCTGCACCTCGGGCTGGCCCAGCAGTGCCGGGATCCTGATGTTGCGGCAGCTCGCTGCGGCTGGCTGCGAGCTGCGCTACCACGGCGACTTCGACGGTGAGGGCATCCGCATCGCGGCCTTGCTGCTCTCCCGCACCGGCGCTCGGCCCTGGCGGATGACCACCGCCGACTACCTCACCGGACTCGCCCGGCAACCGTCCGGCCTCGGGGTCGGACGGGTCACCGAGGCGCCGTGGGACGCCGGTCTCGCCGCGGCCCTGCGCGAGCGGGATGTCACGGTGAGCGAGGAACGTGTGGTAGACCTGCTGTTGGACGACCTGGCCGCACATCACTCGTGCGGGTGA
- a CDS encoding septum formation family protein, which produces MRLTPCTEPHNAQVVGSYRAENREQPADMEAVTPKAKERCPAIVAVSTDVAALSETDELLFLGQDGTSWERGHRDVHCIVLNDTGTWHRSLLR; this is translated from the coding sequence ATGCGGCTGACTCCGTGCACCGAGCCGCACAACGCCCAGGTCGTGGGCAGCTACCGCGCCGAGAACCGCGAGCAGCCCGCCGACATGGAGGCGGTCACCCCGAAGGCCAAGGAGCGGTGTCCCGCCATCGTGGCGGTCAGCACGGACGTGGCAGCCCTGTCCGAGACCGACGAGCTCCTCTTCCTCGGCCAGGACGGGACGAGCTGGGAGCGCGGGCACCGCGACGTGCACTGCATCGTGCTCAACGACACCGGCACCTGGCACCGGTCGCTGCTCAGGTAG
- a CDS encoding acyl-CoA dehydrogenase family protein — protein sequence MFEQLSEEYEALRKTVAEFARDEVAPVIGQYYEDCEFPYPLVRKMGQMGLFGLPFPESEGGMGGDYFALCLSLEELARVDSSVAITLEAGVSLGAMPLHRFGTPEQKAKWLPQLCSGEVLGAFGLTEPGSGSDASGMRTTARLDGDEWVINGSKAFITNSGTDITGFVTVAAVTGKKPDGRKEISTIIVPSGTPGFTVAKKYSKVGWNASDTHELSFDDVRVPAENLLGERGRGYAQFLQTLDEGRIAIAALSVGLAQGCVDESVRYAGEREAFGQKIGEYQAIQFKIADMEARAHTARLAYHHAAARMLRGEPFKKEAAIAKLVASNAAMDNARDATQVFGGYGFMNEYPVGRFYRDAKILEIGEGTSEVQRMLIARQLGL from the coding sequence ATGTTCGAGCAGCTGAGCGAGGAGTACGAGGCCCTCCGCAAGACCGTCGCCGAGTTCGCCCGGGACGAGGTCGCGCCGGTGATCGGCCAGTACTACGAGGACTGCGAGTTCCCGTACCCGCTGGTGCGCAAGATGGGCCAGATGGGCTTGTTCGGGCTGCCGTTCCCGGAGTCCGAGGGCGGCATGGGCGGTGACTACTTCGCGCTGTGCCTGTCCCTGGAGGAGCTGGCGCGCGTGGACTCCTCGGTGGCGATCACCCTGGAGGCCGGGGTCTCCCTCGGCGCGATGCCGCTGCACCGCTTCGGCACGCCGGAGCAGAAGGCGAAGTGGCTGCCGCAGCTGTGCTCGGGCGAGGTGCTGGGCGCGTTCGGCCTGACCGAGCCGGGCAGCGGTTCGGACGCCTCGGGCATGCGCACCACGGCCCGTCTGGACGGCGACGAGTGGGTGATCAACGGCAGCAAGGCGTTCATCACCAACTCCGGCACCGACATCACCGGTTTTGTCACGGTGGCGGCGGTGACGGGCAAGAAGCCGGACGGCCGCAAGGAGATCAGCACGATCATCGTGCCCTCCGGCACCCCGGGCTTCACCGTGGCGAAGAAGTACTCCAAGGTCGGCTGGAACGCCAGCGACACCCACGAGCTCTCCTTCGACGACGTCCGCGTCCCGGCCGAGAACCTGCTGGGCGAGCGGGGCCGGGGCTACGCCCAGTTCCTCCAGACCCTGGACGAGGGCCGCATCGCCATCGCGGCGCTGTCGGTCGGCCTGGCCCAGGGCTGCGTGGACGAGTCGGTCCGCTACGCGGGCGAACGCGAGGCCTTCGGCCAGAAGATCGGCGAGTACCAGGCCATCCAGTTCAAGATCGCCGACATGGAGGCCCGGGCCCACACCGCCCGCCTGGCCTACCACCACGCGGCCGCCCGCATGCTCCGCGGCGAACCCTTCAAGAAGGAAGCCGCGATCGCCAAGCTCGTGGCCTCCAACGCGGCCATGGACAACGCCCGCGACGCCACCCAGGTCTTCGGCGGGTACGGCTTCATGAACGAGTACCCGGTGGGCCGCTTCTACCGCGACGCGAAGATCCTGGAGATCGGCGAGGGCACCAGCGAGGTGCAGCGCATGCTCATCGCGCGGCAGCTGGGACTGTAG
- a CDS encoding acetyl-CoA carboxylase biotin carboxylase subunit codes for MFDTVLVANRGEIAVRVIGTLRRMGIRSVAVYSEADRDARHVREADVAVHIGAAAARESYLNIDRIIQAALDTGAQAVHPGYGFLAENTAFAAACAAAGLVFVGPPPSAIEAMGDKIRAKQTVSAAGVPVVPGRSEPGLTDADLIEAAGEVGYPVLLKPSAGGGGKGMRLVTEPSGLAEAIAGARREAANSFGDDTLLLERFVQRPRHIEIQVLADAHGTVLHLGERECSLQRRHQKIVEEAPSPLLDEATRARMGASAVEAARSVGYTGAGTVEFIVSADAPDEFFFMEMNTRLQVEHPVTELVTGVDLVEWQLRVAAGEKLALAQDDITLTGHSVEVRVYAEDPARGFLPTGGTLHVVREPSHRSRVDSALLPGLTVGSDYDPMLAKYIVHAATREEALRELRAALRETVLLGVTTNIPFLLALLADEDVVAGRLDTGLVERRLDGLVEHAVPEEVYAAVALERLGSLEPTGAASPWDIPGGWRVGEAAWTTWQLEVAGQEPVEVKVRGRARSAEVVIGSGAPVPASAHAVVGADGAVELALTYGGRTSRFTSVHKGQMSWLASGGHTYQVTETERLAAARHDAPGARGGPVTSPMPGTVLVVKVSQGEPVTAGQPLIIVEAMKMEHTITAPVDGLVTELKVQPGQQVGLDQALAVVTPQEG; via the coding sequence ATGTTCGACACCGTCCTGGTCGCCAACCGAGGCGAGATCGCGGTGCGTGTCATCGGCACGCTGCGGCGGATGGGCATCCGGTCGGTCGCGGTGTACAGCGAGGCCGACAGGGACGCGCGGCACGTGCGCGAGGCCGACGTGGCCGTGCACATCGGCGCCGCGGCCGCGCGCGAGAGCTACCTCAACATCGACCGGATCATCCAGGCCGCGCTCGACACCGGGGCGCAGGCCGTGCACCCCGGTTACGGCTTCCTCGCCGAGAACACCGCCTTCGCCGCCGCGTGCGCCGCGGCCGGGCTGGTGTTCGTCGGGCCGCCGCCCTCGGCCATCGAGGCCATGGGCGACAAGATCCGCGCCAAGCAGACCGTGTCCGCCGCTGGTGTGCCCGTGGTGCCCGGCCGCAGCGAGCCCGGGCTGACCGACGCCGACCTCATCGAGGCCGCGGGCGAGGTCGGCTACCCGGTGCTGCTCAAGCCGTCGGCCGGTGGCGGTGGCAAGGGCATGCGCCTGGTCACCGAGCCGTCCGGGCTGGCCGAGGCCATCGCGGGAGCCCGGCGCGAGGCGGCCAACTCCTTCGGTGACGACACGCTGCTGCTGGAGCGGTTCGTGCAGCGGCCCCGGCACATCGAGATCCAGGTGCTGGCCGACGCGCACGGCACCGTGCTGCACCTCGGTGAGCGCGAGTGCAGCCTCCAGCGGCGGCACCAGAAGATCGTCGAGGAGGCCCCGTCCCCGCTGCTGGACGAGGCCACCCGGGCCCGGATGGGCGCCTCGGCGGTGGAGGCGGCGCGCTCGGTCGGCTACACCGGCGCGGGCACCGTGGAGTTCATCGTCTCCGCGGACGCCCCGGACGAGTTCTTCTTCATGGAGATGAACACCCGGCTCCAGGTCGAGCACCCGGTCACCGAGCTGGTCACCGGCGTGGACCTGGTGGAGTGGCAGCTGCGCGTGGCGGCGGGGGAGAAGCTCGCCCTGGCCCAGGACGACATCACGCTGACCGGGCACTCGGTCGAGGTGCGCGTGTACGCCGAGGACCCGGCGCGCGGCTTCCTGCCCACCGGCGGCACGCTGCACGTGGTGCGCGAGCCGTCGCACCGCTCGCGCGTGGACTCCGCGCTGCTGCCCGGCCTGACCGTGGGCAGCGACTACGACCCCATGCTGGCCAAGTACATCGTGCACGCCGCCACCCGCGAGGAGGCGCTGCGCGAGCTGCGGGCGGCGCTGCGCGAGACCGTGCTGCTCGGGGTCACCACGAACATCCCGTTCCTGTTGGCCCTGCTCGCCGACGAGGACGTGGTGGCCGGGCGCCTGGACACTGGCCTGGTGGAGCGGCGCCTGGACGGCCTGGTCGAGCACGCGGTGCCGGAGGAGGTGTACGCGGCGGTCGCCCTGGAACGCCTGGGTTCGTTGGAGCCCACGGGGGCGGCGAGCCCGTGGGACATCCCCGGCGGCTGGCGGGTCGGCGAGGCCGCGTGGACCACCTGGCAGCTGGAGGTCGCCGGGCAGGAGCCGGTCGAGGTCAAGGTGCGCGGGCGGGCCCGGTCCGCCGAGGTGGTCATCGGCTCCGGTGCCCCCGTTCCCGCCAGCGCACACGCGGTGGTGGGCGCGGACGGCGCGGTGGAGCTGGCGCTGACCTACGGCGGCCGCACGAGCCGGTTCACCTCCGTCCACAAGGGACAGATGAGCTGGCTGGCCTCGGGCGGGCACACCTACCAGGTCACCGAGACCGAACGCCTGGCCGCCGCCCGGCACGACGCCCCGGGCGCACGCGGTGGCCCCGTCACCAGCCCGATGCCCGGCACCGTGCTGGTCGTGAAGGTTTCCCAGGGCGAGCCCGTCACCGCGGGCCAGCCCCTGATCATCGTCGAGGCCATGAAGATGGAGCACACCATCACCGCCCCGGTGGACGGCCTCGTCACCGAACTGAAGGTGCAGCCCGGCCAACAGGTCGGCCTGGACCAGGCACTTGCCGTCGTGACTCCCCAGGAGGGATGA